From one Egibacteraceae bacterium genomic stretch:
- a CDS encoding ribonuclease J, whose translation MASPPVRVSFFGGLGEIGRNMASVEVDGRIALIDVGLIFPDAEHHGIDLILPDWSALKDRAADIHCAVITHGHEDHMGALPFFWRDFPGVPVYATRLTLGLIRAKLEEYPDITPDLRQVEAGERITTGPFDMEFVGVAHSIPDGLAVAVHTPHGMILHSGDFKLDQTPIDDKPTDLPHLAQLGDEGVALLLADSTGADTRGHVPTERVIGRTMAEVFGKANGRIIVTTFASHVHRVQQIIDAATAIGRKVCFVGRSMVRNMPIGRELGYLHYRDADVVEMAQVDRMESHEAVIICTGSQGEPYAALSLMAAGQHKQVHLSAGDTVVMASSVIPGNEHAIYKSINGLFRQGADVVHKGIADVHVSGHAAADDLRFYHNIVRPRHFIPVHGEYRHLVAHAAIARETGTPGERVFICEDGDTVLLEDGQVRRGDSFRPGLVFVDGLGVGDVGNAVLRDRERLAGEGICIAVITVDQHARVVGEPGVLQQGIIYEPEQAVLLEHAAKVLVDELHRHDGDGDEGVVRRTSVQALARFWREQVGRRPVILPVIVEL comes from the coding sequence ATGGCATCCCCCCCCGTTCGCGTCTCGTTCTTCGGCGGTCTCGGCGAGATCGGCCGCAACATGGCCTCGGTGGAGGTCGACGGCCGTATCGCGCTGATCGACGTCGGCCTGATCTTCCCCGACGCGGAGCACCACGGCATCGACCTGATCCTGCCGGACTGGTCCGCGCTGAAGGATCGCGCGGCAGACATCCACTGCGCGGTCATCACCCACGGGCACGAGGACCACATGGGGGCGCTGCCGTTCTTCTGGCGCGACTTCCCCGGCGTCCCGGTGTACGCCACGCGCCTGACCCTCGGCTTGATCCGGGCGAAGCTCGAGGAGTACCCCGACATCACGCCCGACCTGCGCCAGGTCGAGGCCGGCGAACGCATCACCACCGGCCCGTTCGACATGGAGTTCGTCGGGGTCGCGCACTCGATCCCCGACGGTCTGGCCGTGGCCGTGCACACCCCCCACGGCATGATCCTGCACTCCGGCGACTTCAAGCTCGACCAGACGCCGATCGACGACAAGCCCACCGACCTGCCCCACCTCGCCCAGCTCGGCGACGAGGGTGTCGCCCTGCTGCTGGCCGACTCCACCGGCGCCGACACCCGCGGCCACGTGCCCACCGAGCGGGTCATCGGGCGCACCATGGCCGAGGTCTTCGGCAAGGCCAACGGGCGCATCATCGTGACGACGTTCGCAAGCCACGTGCACCGCGTCCAGCAGATCATCGACGCGGCCACCGCCATCGGGCGCAAGGTGTGCTTCGTCGGTCGCTCGATGGTGCGCAACATGCCGATCGGGCGCGAGCTCGGTTACCTGCACTACCGTGACGCCGACGTGGTGGAGATGGCCCAAGTCGACCGCATGGAGAGCCACGAGGCGGTCATCATCTGCACGGGCTCCCAGGGCGAGCCCTATGCCGCCCTCTCGCTCATGGCCGCAGGCCAGCACAAGCAGGTGCACCTGTCCGCGGGGGACACGGTCGTGATGGCGTCAAGCGTCATCCCCGGCAACGAGCATGCGATCTACAAGTCCATCAACGGGCTGTTCCGCCAGGGGGCCGACGTGGTGCACAAGGGCATCGCGGACGTGCACGTGTCGGGCCACGCAGCCGCCGACGACCTGCGCTTCTACCACAACATCGTGCGCCCCCGGCATTTCATCCCGGTGCACGGCGAGTACCGTCACCTCGTGGCCCACGCCGCCATCGCCCGGGAGACCGGCACACCCGGCGAGCGGGTGTTCATCTGCGAGGACGGCGACACCGTGCTGCTGGAGGACGGCCAGGTGCGGCGTGGCGACTCGTTCCGCCCGGGCCTGGTGTTCGTCGACGGGCTCGGTGTCGGCGACGTGGGCAACGCGGTCCTGCGCGACCGCGAGCGACTCGCCGGAGAAGGCATCTGCATCGCGGTGATCACCGTGGACCAGCACGCCCGGGTCGTGGGCGAGCCGGGCGTCTTGCAGCAGGGCATCATCTACGAGCCCGAGCAGGCGGTG